One region of Brassica napus cultivar Da-Ae chromosome A10, Da-Ae, whole genome shotgun sequence genomic DNA includes:
- the LOC106371820 gene encoding protein phosphatase 2C 70 isoform X2, whose protein sequence is MAMLETMSIIGTIMVLMLLLLLIIILFVCKPWRFLPRSRSSPFSTFKVGDLQRPLVSHDENLIQGQTSEASREFDLEEACFQNEGLLRSSLTEGRGVYKPRLPSSSSSPHLAQGESFDLQIISEPSDNALVGETLKHPADKVSSQEVQTYGSQQPDLEKDILSELSPRVVVKDQRSWLSLEVISGPSIGLQYAVQSTSTSKLPVKLGRVSSDMILKDSEVSGKHAQITWNSTKWELVDMGSLNGTLLNSRSVSHPDLGSRKWGHPVELASGDIITLGTTSMVSVRISSQNEFQTPFRIGVASDPMAARRGGRELPMEDVCYYKWPLSGANKFGLFCVCDGHGGAGAAQSAIKIIPEVLANILSDSLKKEKVLSQGDASDVLRDVLVKTEARLDDHQYEGCTATVLLVWKDNEEHLFAQCANLGDSACVINNDGRCVQMTEDHRVTSLTERRRIQEAGLSLRDKETRIFGINLARMLGDKFPKQQDARFSAEPYISEPLRIDQSNKDAFAVLASDGLWDVVSPKKAVQLVLQMREKESSAEKIANGLLNEARVMRTKDNTSIIYLDFDTSL, encoded by the exons ATGGCGATGTTAGAGACCATGAGCATTATTGGGACAATAATGGTTCtaatgctcctcctcctcctcatcatcatccttTTCGTCTGCAAGCCATGGCGCTTCCTTCCCCGTTCCCGATCCTCCCCTTTCTCTACCTTCAAG GTGGGGGATTTGCAGAGACCGCTTGTATCTCATGATGAGAATCTGATCCAAGGCCAAACCAGTGAGGCCTCAAGGGAATTTGATTTAGAAGAAGCTTGTTTCCAAAACGAAGGCCTTTTGCGTTCTTCTCTCACTGAGGGACGAGGGGTTTACAAACCAAggcttccttcttcttcttcttctccccatCTCGCCCAAG GTGAAAGCTTTGATCTACAAATAATCTCTGAACCTTCTGACAATGCTCTGGTGGGGGAGACGCTTAAGCATCCAGCTGATAAAGTTAGCTCCCAAGAGGTGCAAACATATGGCTCGCAGCAACCTGATTTGGAGAAGGATATACTTTCCGAGCTTTCTCCAAGAGTTGTTGTTAAAGATCAAA GAAGTTGGTTGTCTCTTGAGGTCATTTCCGGTCCTTCCATTGGGCTTCAATACGCTGTGCAATCCACAAGCACCTCCAAGCTACCAGTGAAGCTAGGAAGGGTTTCTTCTGATATGATCTTGAAAGACTCTGAAGTTTCAGGGAAGCATGCTCAAATAACATGGAACTCTACT AAATGGGAGCTGGTAGACATGGGCAGCCTAAACGGAACTCTGTTGAACTCTCGGTCAGTAAGTCATCCTGATCTAGGCAGCCGAAAGTGGGGTCACCCTGTCGAGCTTGCAAGTGGTGATATTATAACTTTGGGAACAACTTCAATGGTCTCT GTACGTATCTCATCTCAGAATGAGTTTCAGACACCGTTCAGAATTGGTGTGGCCTCTGATCCCATGGCTGCACGTCGAGGAGGCAGGGAACTCCCAATGGAAGATGTTTGCTATTACAAATGGCCGCTTTCTGGTGCTAATAAG TTTGGGCTGTTTTGTGTTTGTGATGGACATGGGGGAGCAGGGGCTGCTCAATCCGCAATAAA AATTATTCCTGAGGTTCTGGCGAATATATTATCAGACTCTCTGAAGAAGGAGAAAGTATTATCACAAGGAGATGCTTCAGATGTCCTGAGGGACGTACTTGTGAAAACAGAAGCTCGCTTGGATGATCACCAATATGAG GGTTGTACAGCTACAGTTCTCTTGGTTTGGAAAGACAATGAAGAACATTTGTTCGCACAATGTGCCAATCTTGGGGATTCAGCATGTGTAATCAA CAATGATGGGAGATGTGTACAAATGACTGAAGATCATCGAGTGACTAGCTTGACTGAGAGAAGAAGAATTCAAGAAGCAGGACTATCTTTGAGAGATAAAGAGACTAGGATCTTCG GTATAAACCTTGCGAGGATGCTTGGAGACAAATTCCCAAAGCAGCAAGACGCTCGGTTCAGCGCGGAGCCATATATAAGTGAGCCTTTGCGTATCGATCAATCTAATAAAGACGCGTTTGCTGTATTGGCTAG TGATGGGTTATGGGATGTGGTGAGTCCGAAGAAAGCTGTGCAGCTGGTGCTTCag ATGAGAGAGAAGGAGAGTAGTGCAGAGAAAATAGCAAACGGTCTGCTGAATGAAGCTAGAGTGATGCGTACAAAGGACAACACCTCCATTATTTACTTAGATTTCGATACTTCCTTGTAA
- the LOC106371819 gene encoding caffeoylshikimate esterase-like, whose protein sequence is MGLHPISDADESNPFGSLSADEFYAKHSVTHSSAFITNPRGLKIFTQWWSPLPPARPIGIVAVVHGFTGESSWFLQLTSILFAKSGYITCAIDHQGHGFSDGLVAHIPDINPVVDDCISFFDDFRNRNRQETPDLPCFLYSESLGGAIALYISLRQRGVWDGLILNGAMCGISAKFKPPWPLEHLLFVVANLIPTWRVIPTRGSIPDVSFKEPWKRKLAIASPRRTVARPRAATAYELIRVCNELQGRFEEVEVPLLIVHGGGDVVCDQACVEELHRRASSEDKTIKIYPGMWHQMVGESEEDVDLVYGDILTWLKTRSERAAERKRESQVGGGA, encoded by the coding sequence atgggtcTGCATCCAATCTCAGACGCTGACGAGAGCAACCCCTTCGGCTCTCTCTCCGCCGATGAGTTCTACGCGAAGCATTCCGTCACCCATTCCTCCGCCTTCATCACCAACCCTCGCGGCCTCAAGATCTTCACACAATGGTGGTCTCCACTCCCTCCAGCTCGTCCCATCGGTATCGTCGCCGTCGTTCACggcttcaccggcgaatccagCTGGTTCCTCCAGCTCACGTCCATCCTCTTCGCTAAATCCGGTTACATCACCTGCGCGATCGATCACCAAGGGCATGGATTCTCCGATGGCCTCGTGGCTCATATCCCTGACATCAATCCCGTCGTCGATGACTGTATCTCCTTCTTCGACGACTTCCGTAACCGTAACCGCCAGGAGACGCCGGATTTGCCGTGTTTTCTCTACTCCGAGTCCTTAGGCGGAGCCATCGCGCTCTACATCTCGCTCCGGCAGAGAGGTGTATGGGACGGACTCATCCTCAACGGAGCCATGTGTGGAATCAGCGCGAAGTTCAAACCGCCGTGGCCGTTGGAGCATTTGCTCTTCGTCGTGGCGAACCTTATCCCCACCTGGCGCGTCATCCCCACTCGCGGATCGATTCCCGATGTTTCCTTCAAGGAGCCGTGGAAGAGGAAGCTCGCGATTGCTAGTCCTAGGAGGACGGTGGCGAGGCCGCGCGCCGCGACGGCGTACGAGCTGATCCGTGTATGTAACGAGCTTCAGGGGAGGTTCGAGGAGGTGGAGGTGCCGCTTCTGATAGTGCATGGAGGAGGAGACGTTGTTTGCGACCAAGCGTGCGTGGAGGAGCTTCATCGGAGAGCAAGCAGTGAGGATAAGACGATCAAGATCTATCCGGGGATGTGGCATCAGATGGTTGGCGAATCGGAGGAGGACGTTGATTTGGTGTACGGTGACATCCTGACATGGCTCAAGACCCGATCGGAAAGGGCCGCTGAGAGGAAACGGGAGTCGCAAGTTGGCGGCGGAGCTTAG
- the LOC106371820 gene encoding protein phosphatase 2C 70 isoform X1, whose protein sequence is MAMLETMSIIGTIMVLMLLLLLIIILFVCKPWRFLPRSRSSPFSTFKVGDLQRPLVSHDENLIQGQTSEASREFDLEEACFQNEGLLRSSLTEGRGVYKPRLPSSSSSPHLAQGESFDLQIISEPSDNALVGETLKHPADKVSSQEVQTYGSQQPDLEKDILSELSPRVVVKDQRSWLSLEVISGPSIGLQYAVQSTSTSKLPVKLGRVSSDMILKDSEVSGKHAQITWNSTKLKWELVDMGSLNGTLLNSRSVSHPDLGSRKWGHPVELASGDIITLGTTSMVSVRISSQNEFQTPFRIGVASDPMAARRGGRELPMEDVCYYKWPLSGANKFGLFCVCDGHGGAGAAQSAIKIIPEVLANILSDSLKKEKVLSQGDASDVLRDVLVKTEARLDDHQYEGCTATVLLVWKDNEEHLFAQCANLGDSACVINNDGRCVQMTEDHRVTSLTERRRIQEAGLSLRDKETRIFGINLARMLGDKFPKQQDARFSAEPYISEPLRIDQSNKDAFAVLASDGLWDVVSPKKAVQLVLQMREKESSAEKIANGLLNEARVMRTKDNTSIIYLDFDTSL, encoded by the exons ATGGCGATGTTAGAGACCATGAGCATTATTGGGACAATAATGGTTCtaatgctcctcctcctcctcatcatcatccttTTCGTCTGCAAGCCATGGCGCTTCCTTCCCCGTTCCCGATCCTCCCCTTTCTCTACCTTCAAG GTGGGGGATTTGCAGAGACCGCTTGTATCTCATGATGAGAATCTGATCCAAGGCCAAACCAGTGAGGCCTCAAGGGAATTTGATTTAGAAGAAGCTTGTTTCCAAAACGAAGGCCTTTTGCGTTCTTCTCTCACTGAGGGACGAGGGGTTTACAAACCAAggcttccttcttcttcttcttctccccatCTCGCCCAAG GTGAAAGCTTTGATCTACAAATAATCTCTGAACCTTCTGACAATGCTCTGGTGGGGGAGACGCTTAAGCATCCAGCTGATAAAGTTAGCTCCCAAGAGGTGCAAACATATGGCTCGCAGCAACCTGATTTGGAGAAGGATATACTTTCCGAGCTTTCTCCAAGAGTTGTTGTTAAAGATCAAA GAAGTTGGTTGTCTCTTGAGGTCATTTCCGGTCCTTCCATTGGGCTTCAATACGCTGTGCAATCCACAAGCACCTCCAAGCTACCAGTGAAGCTAGGAAGGGTTTCTTCTGATATGATCTTGAAAGACTCTGAAGTTTCAGGGAAGCATGCTCAAATAACATGGAACTCTACT AAATTGAAATGGGAGCTGGTAGACATGGGCAGCCTAAACGGAACTCTGTTGAACTCTCGGTCAGTAAGTCATCCTGATCTAGGCAGCCGAAAGTGGGGTCACCCTGTCGAGCTTGCAAGTGGTGATATTATAACTTTGGGAACAACTTCAATGGTCTCT GTACGTATCTCATCTCAGAATGAGTTTCAGACACCGTTCAGAATTGGTGTGGCCTCTGATCCCATGGCTGCACGTCGAGGAGGCAGGGAACTCCCAATGGAAGATGTTTGCTATTACAAATGGCCGCTTTCTGGTGCTAATAAG TTTGGGCTGTTTTGTGTTTGTGATGGACATGGGGGAGCAGGGGCTGCTCAATCCGCAATAAA AATTATTCCTGAGGTTCTGGCGAATATATTATCAGACTCTCTGAAGAAGGAGAAAGTATTATCACAAGGAGATGCTTCAGATGTCCTGAGGGACGTACTTGTGAAAACAGAAGCTCGCTTGGATGATCACCAATATGAG GGTTGTACAGCTACAGTTCTCTTGGTTTGGAAAGACAATGAAGAACATTTGTTCGCACAATGTGCCAATCTTGGGGATTCAGCATGTGTAATCAA CAATGATGGGAGATGTGTACAAATGACTGAAGATCATCGAGTGACTAGCTTGACTGAGAGAAGAAGAATTCAAGAAGCAGGACTATCTTTGAGAGATAAAGAGACTAGGATCTTCG GTATAAACCTTGCGAGGATGCTTGGAGACAAATTCCCAAAGCAGCAAGACGCTCGGTTCAGCGCGGAGCCATATATAAGTGAGCCTTTGCGTATCGATCAATCTAATAAAGACGCGTTTGCTGTATTGGCTAG TGATGGGTTATGGGATGTGGTGAGTCCGAAGAAAGCTGTGCAGCTGGTGCTTCag ATGAGAGAGAAGGAGAGTAGTGCAGAGAAAATAGCAAACGGTCTGCTGAATGAAGCTAGAGTGATGCGTACAAAGGACAACACCTCCATTATTTACTTAGATTTCGATACTTCCTTGTAA